Proteins from a genomic interval of Rhodothermales bacterium:
- a CDS encoding dodecin domain-containing protein: MSVAKVIELIAEGKTVEAAIEEAAKTAAKTVRKVRSIYVDGIQAMVKDGAVEKYRVNCKVTFVID; the protein is encoded by the coding sequence ATGTCAGTAGCAAAAGTAATTGAACTCATCGCAGAGGGGAAGACCGTCGAAGCGGCCATTGAGGAGGCGGCAAAGACCGCAGCCAAGACCGTACGAAAGGTGCGAAGCATCTACGTTGACGGGATCCAGGCGATGGTAAAGGACGGTGCGGTGGAGAAGTATCGCGTCAATTGCAAGGTGACGTTTGTAATCGACTGA